Proteins encoded in a region of the Actinomycetes bacterium genome:
- a CDS encoding cold-shock protein: MTQGTVKWFNGEKGFGFIAQDGGGADVFVHFSAIQADGYRSLDENQRVEFDVTQGPKGPQAENVRPV, from the coding sequence ATGACTCAGGGCACAGTGAAGTGGTTCAACGGCGAGAAGGGCTTCGGCTTCATCGCCCAGGACGGCGGCGGCGCCGACGTCTTCGTCCACTTCTCGGCCATCCAGGCTGACGGCTACCGCTCGCTGGACGAGAACCAGCGCGTGGAGTTCGACGTCACGCAGGGCCCGAAGGGCCCGCAGGCGGAGAACGTCCGCCCCGTCTGA
- a CDS encoding FAD-binding oxidoreductase: MTAQPTVPAPAASAESAASSRDLAALRDLCGGAVHLRGDRGYDDARTPWNVAVDQRPAAVAYPASAAEVAEVVRAAAALGLRVAAQGTGHNAGPLGALDDVVLVRTSAMTGVTVDRGRLVARAEAGVLWEDVVTAVAEHGLTALHGSSPDVGVTGYSLGGGIGWYARKLGMQANNVTALEVVTPAGDVVRADAESNSELFWALRGGGGNFGVVTALEFRVFDFDTVYAGWLVYDGSRAAEVLRAWSAWSADAPDEVTTAWRILNVPPIEEMPPPFRGRTIVVIDGAVMGTDEEAAAVLAPLRALEPEMDTFERQPTAALIRLHMDPEGPTPAVSDSLVLDSMPDAAIDALVAAAGPGSGSSLILAELRQLGGALGRPHDGAGAMPAIAGQFLFLAVGIAATPEMAARSQADATRAAQAVAPWQTCTYYLNLAENAVDTAKGYRAEAYARLQALRAQVDPAGLMVANHPIPTPQVDLPQQR, translated from the coding sequence GTGACCGCTCAGCCCACCGTCCCCGCGCCCGCTGCGTCGGCAGAGTCCGCTGCTTCCTCCCGGGACCTGGCTGCCCTGCGCGACCTCTGCGGGGGCGCCGTCCACCTGCGCGGGGACCGCGGCTACGACGACGCGCGGACGCCCTGGAACGTCGCCGTGGACCAGCGGCCGGCCGCGGTCGCCTACCCGGCGAGCGCGGCGGAGGTAGCCGAGGTGGTGCGCGCGGCGGCTGCGCTCGGGCTGCGGGTCGCGGCCCAGGGCACCGGCCACAACGCCGGTCCGCTGGGTGCCCTCGACGACGTGGTGCTGGTCCGCACGTCGGCGATGACCGGCGTCACCGTGGACCGGGGGCGCCTCGTCGCGCGGGCCGAGGCGGGGGTCCTCTGGGAGGACGTCGTCACCGCCGTCGCCGAGCACGGCCTGACCGCGCTGCACGGCTCCTCGCCCGACGTGGGCGTCACGGGCTACTCGCTGGGCGGCGGGATCGGCTGGTACGCCCGCAAGCTGGGCATGCAGGCCAACAACGTGACGGCCCTCGAGGTCGTGACCCCCGCGGGTGACGTGGTGCGGGCCGACGCGGAGAGCAACAGCGAGCTGTTCTGGGCGCTGCGGGGCGGCGGCGGCAACTTCGGCGTCGTGACCGCGCTCGAGTTCCGGGTCTTCGACTTCGACACGGTGTACGCCGGCTGGCTGGTCTACGACGGCTCCCGCGCCGCCGAGGTCCTGCGGGCCTGGTCGGCCTGGTCGGCCGACGCCCCCGACGAGGTGACCACCGCCTGGCGCATCCTCAACGTCCCGCCGATCGAGGAGATGCCGCCGCCGTTCCGCGGCCGCACCATCGTCGTCATCGACGGCGCCGTCATGGGCACCGACGAGGAGGCCGCCGCCGTCCTGGCGCCGCTGCGGGCCCTCGAGCCGGAGATGGACACCTTCGAGCGGCAGCCGACCGCGGCGCTGATCCGGCTGCACATGGACCCGGAGGGCCCGACGCCGGCGGTGTCGGACTCGCTCGTCCTCGACTCGATGCCCGACGCCGCGATCGATGCGCTCGTCGCGGCCGCCGGCCCCGGGTCGGGCTCGTCCCTCATCCTGGCCGAGCTGCGCCAGCTCGGCGGGGCGCTCGGGCGGCCGCACGACGGCGCCGGGGCGATGCCGGCGATCGCGGGGCAGTTCCTCTTCCTCGCCGTCGGCATCGCCGCGACGCCGGAGATGGCGGCCAGGAGCCAGGCCGACGCGACCCGCGCCGCGCAGGCCGTCGCGCCGTGGCAGACCTGCACGTACTACCTGAACCTCGCCGAGAACGCGGTGGACACCGCCAAGGGCTACCGCGCCGAGGCCTACGCCCGGCTGCAGGCGCTGCGCGCCCAGGTCGACCCGGCCGGGCTGATGGTCGCCAACCACCCGATCCCGACACCTCAGGTGGATCTGCCGCAGCAGCGGTGA